A region from the Maridesulfovibrio zosterae DSM 11974 genome encodes:
- a CDS encoding helix-turn-helix transcriptional regulator: MNGSLFTPQNNKVWSMGEVAANSAVRVFDHIANLDSSVDSEPVWREMKLRPGLRVSAFEGTLSSDFSFSYQKKNTFLDFGFFLEGAIVNNLCETSIGPFRIENFAGYGGLGFFQEMAGSAEPAAQGKVRSIHLHIIPELLHELLAEDIHAVHDDLKNLLENQGEHDFFLQHSMDPVVQIAANELFYGLSGGHCTRMYLEGKALELIGFQVMKLESKSGVHNTVLTPKEVEQLKDVQAHLKEKFDAPPSMAELSKTHMMSISKIQSGFQELFGMSVFGFLKEYRLRKARMFFENGDMNVSEVGWALGYTNLSHFSTAYKKRYGILPKQFLNSVRERKVICSNCEDFKI, translated from the coding sequence ATGAATGGAAGTCTTTTCACCCCTCAGAATAACAAAGTATGGAGCATGGGTGAAGTCGCTGCTAATAGTGCGGTCAGGGTGTTTGACCATATTGCTAATCTTGATTCAAGTGTTGACTCAGAGCCTGTGTGGCGTGAAATGAAGCTCAGGCCCGGGCTTCGGGTAAGCGCATTCGAGGGTACTCTTTCTAGCGATTTTTCATTCAGTTACCAAAAAAAGAATACTTTTCTTGATTTCGGATTTTTCCTTGAAGGCGCAATTGTAAATAATCTCTGTGAAACTTCTATAGGCCCTTTCAGGATTGAGAATTTTGCAGGATATGGAGGGTTGGGATTTTTTCAGGAAATGGCAGGGAGTGCTGAGCCAGCAGCACAAGGTAAGGTAAGAAGCATACATCTTCATATCATCCCTGAACTGCTTCACGAGTTGCTGGCTGAAGATATTCATGCAGTACATGATGATTTAAAGAATCTGCTGGAAAATCAGGGTGAGCATGATTTCTTTCTGCAGCACTCCATGGATCCTGTCGTTCAAATTGCGGCTAATGAATTGTTTTATGGACTCTCAGGCGGGCATTGCACCAGAATGTATCTGGAAGGAAAAGCTCTTGAACTTATAGGTTTTCAGGTTATGAAACTGGAATCTAAGTCCGGTGTGCATAATACTGTTTTGACCCCAAAGGAAGTTGAGCAGCTCAAGGATGTTCAGGCACATCTTAAGGAGAAGTTTGACGCACCACCGAGTATGGCTGAACTGTCTAAAACTCACATGATGAGTATCAGCAAAATTCAGTCAGGTTTTCAGGAACTATTTGGAATGTCTGTATTTGGTTTTTTAAAGGAATACAGACTTCGAAAAGCAAGAATGTTTTTTGAAAACGGCGATATGAATGTCAGCGAAGTCGGATGGGCTCTCGGTTATACCAATCTAAGTCACTTCAGTACTGCATATAAAAAAAGATATGGCATTCTTCCTAAGCAGTTTTTAAATTCAGTGCGAGAAAGAAAAGTAATCTGTTCTAATTGTGAAGATTTTAAAATTTGA
- a CDS encoding tyrosine-type recombinase/integrase: protein MRKWITSSKYPGIRWYEHSTRKHGPRPDRCFGLRYSHKGKRYQPTLGWASAGWTEAKAALTLAELKENIRTGEGCISLTEKRELAEQKREEKVLKQEKDKKASITYSQFWKQYYWPQQAHKAYGSTRTEEGLYRNWIAPAIGNMPLSEIRPKDIEKIKTALLKKKRTTSTIKYVFGTISHLWNMARRDEYVHGDSPTTKVSIPKKDNRRERFLTPEEAQKLLDELKQHRGHTHDMALLAIRCGLRFGEIAALTWHDVDLSGKKLSIRDTKGKVNRQAYLLTDTLEMLARRLKECKGASSELIFPSRNGYIMKTVSKIFYRTVDPMFNEGIDDPRLRVCFHTLRHTFASWLVQRGVDLYSVKELMGHADFKMTQRYAHLSPDGLMRAVEVLEE from the coding sequence ATGCGTAAATGGATTACTTCCTCAAAGTACCCCGGCATCCGCTGGTATGAACACTCCACCAGAAAGCACGGCCCCCGCCCTGACCGCTGCTTTGGCCTTCGTTATTCACATAAAGGCAAACGATACCAGCCTACCTTAGGCTGGGCATCAGCAGGATGGACCGAAGCAAAAGCAGCCCTAACTCTGGCCGAACTAAAAGAGAACATCAGGACCGGTGAAGGCTGTATCTCCCTGACAGAAAAGAGAGAGCTCGCTGAGCAAAAACGAGAAGAGAAAGTCCTCAAACAGGAAAAAGACAAGAAAGCCAGCATTACCTATTCCCAATTCTGGAAACAATACTACTGGCCGCAACAAGCTCACAAGGCATACGGTTCTACACGAACTGAAGAAGGGCTCTACCGCAACTGGATTGCTCCAGCCATCGGAAATATGCCGCTTAGTGAAATCCGCCCCAAAGATATTGAAAAGATAAAAACCGCCCTCCTCAAAAAAAAACGCACTACGTCCACAATCAAATACGTCTTTGGGACAATTTCTCACCTTTGGAATATGGCTAGACGCGATGAGTATGTACACGGAGACTCACCAACCACAAAAGTATCAATCCCAAAAAAAGACAATCGCCGAGAACGATTCCTTACACCGGAAGAAGCTCAAAAACTATTAGATGAACTAAAACAGCATCGTGGCCATACACATGACATGGCTCTTCTTGCTATACGCTGTGGCCTACGCTTTGGAGAAATTGCAGCACTGACATGGCACGACGTAGATCTTTCAGGTAAAAAGCTCTCAATCAGGGACACAAAAGGCAAGGTCAACAGACAAGCTTATCTACTCACAGACACATTGGAAATGCTCGCTCGCCGCCTTAAAGAGTGCAAAGGGGCAAGCTCTGAACTGATCTTCCCCTCAAGAAATGGCTATATAATGAAAACCGTATCCAAAATTTTTTATCGCACCGTTGACCCCATGTTCAACGAAGGGATTGATGATCCTCGGCTGCGAGTATGTTTTCATACCCTTCGCCATACATTCGCTTCATGGTTGGTCCAGCGCGGCGTGGATTTGTATAGTGTAAAAGAGCTTATGGGCCATGCTGACTTTAAGATGACCCAACGATATGCCCATCTTTCGCCAGACGGACTTATGCGGGCGGTTGAGGTGCTGGAAGAATAG
- a CDS encoding type II toxin-antitoxin system RelE/ParE family toxin, whose translation MIKTFKHKGLEKFYRSGSTAGIQAKHSKRLRIQLSVIDTAQEVEDVNLPGFRLHKLKGSRTDLWSITVNGNWRLTFKFRDGNAYILNYEDYH comes from the coding sequence ATGATCAAAACATTTAAGCACAAAGGTCTGGAAAAATTTTATCGATCCGGTTCAACTGCCGGGATACAGGCCAAGCATTCCAAACGACTGAGAATCCAACTTTCAGTCATTGATACGGCTCAGGAAGTGGAGGACGTTAACCTTCCCGGATTCAGGCTGCATAAGCTCAAAGGAAGCCGTACAGATCTCTGGTCCATAACCGTTAACGGCAATTGGCGGCTGACCTTTAAATTCCGCGACGGGAATGCCTACATTTTAAACTACGAGGATTATCATTAA
- a CDS encoding HigA family addiction module antitoxin: MTMYNPPHPGELISSVYMEEYNLSCRKLAMMLGVAPSTLARVLNAKSAVSPEMALRLSKVLGRTPESWLAMQANYDLGKVRSQVDLSGVTPVGQGCLVR, encoded by the coding sequence ATGACTATGTACAATCCCCCACATCCCGGTGAGCTTATCAGCTCCGTATACATGGAAGAATACAATCTCAGCTGCCGCAAGCTGGCAATGATGCTCGGCGTGGCTCCCTCCACTCTCGCCCGTGTCCTGAACGCCAAGAGCGCGGTATCCCCTGAAATGGCCCTGCGCCTCTCAAAGGTACTCGGACGTACCCCTGAAAGCTGGCTGGCTATGCAGGCTAACTATGACCTTGGAAAAGTCCGCAGTCAGGTTGATTTGTCTGGGGTTACTCCTGTTGGACAGGGGTGTTTGGTTAGGTAG
- a CDS encoding TIR domain-containing protein, whose protein sequence is MRSKPIYESLHASTQSYRSFDFFISHNYNDRQYIRSLHGYLVNKGYSVYVDWIVDIHLDRSSVTSTTADLLRKRMDESTQLIFATSTTSSSSKWMPWELGYFHGNKGNQLVKILPIVENQYSSFVGQEFLGLYNLARKEDFPGKRLY, encoded by the coding sequence ATGAGAAGTAAGCCCATATATGAATCATTACATGCATCAACACAGTCATATCGCTCTTTTGATTTTTTTATTTCACATAACTACAACGACAGACAGTATATTCGCAGTCTTCATGGTTATCTCGTAAACAAAGGCTATTCTGTCTATGTAGACTGGATTGTCGATATCCATCTTGATCGCAGTTCTGTCACATCAACAACTGCCGATTTGTTACGAAAAAGGATGGATGAATCTACTCAATTAATTTTCGCAACTTCCACAACTTCCTCGTCTTCAAAATGGATGCCTTGGGAATTGGGATATTTTCACGGAAACAAAGGTAACCAGTTAGTCAAAATATTACCTATTGTAGAAAATCAATATAGCAGCTTTGTTGGTCAAGAATTTTTGGGACTGTATAACTTAGCTCGAAAAGAAGACTTCCCCGGCAAACGCCTCTACTAA
- a CDS encoding tetratricopeptide repeat-containing protein, with the protein MSNEHLLEVRNNGAEAAIIFLHGFSGNLEATWRSFYGYVIDDPLFNSWDVYSLGYPSNPMPGVNWWRTDPPISMISKFISAQVTHLNLAKYKVLKIVAHSMGGLVAQSICANSLEVAGKVAGIIHYGTPSNGLKKAKLFGFLNPQIRDMKWKSPFIMSLRGEWDKLQTSSHRLNFLSVAGMSDDFVPEQSSLAPFPKENHFVIPGDHLEIVRPQSSHSYPIEAFKVLFFGGDYSLSPSLSAAQAVERKEFEKAIELYRSCYADLDNEAFRLYALALDSLGFAEKAINVLEESHERGTDFRGILAGRYKRRWRNSGRSMKDADRACELYLDAYKESESNRDYGQCYYHAINLAFMEFVYRKDKMKAARWARQAKDYAENDLYSAWALATCAEALIYMGDIKGGLEVYDKAFHDTRFGPRELMSMLWQLSEINELMRNEDVERWIASVTS; encoded by the coding sequence ATGAGCAATGAACATTTATTGGAAGTTAGAAATAATGGTGCTGAAGCCGCAATCATTTTCCTTCATGGTTTTTCAGGTAACTTAGAGGCGACTTGGCGCAGTTTTTATGGATATGTAATTGATGATCCGCTTTTTAATAGTTGGGATGTATATTCATTAGGATACCCCAGCAATCCCATGCCCGGAGTTAATTGGTGGCGTACTGATCCTCCGATTAGTATGATTTCAAAATTTATTTCGGCGCAAGTTACTCACTTAAATTTAGCTAAATACAAAGTGTTAAAAATTGTTGCCCATAGTATGGGGGGGCTTGTTGCTCAAAGTATCTGCGCAAATTCATTAGAGGTTGCTGGAAAAGTTGCTGGAATAATTCATTACGGGACGCCCAGCAATGGACTGAAGAAAGCAAAATTATTTGGTTTTTTGAATCCACAAATCCGCGATATGAAATGGAAAAGTCCATTTATCATGTCTCTGCGTGGCGAGTGGGATAAATTGCAGACTAGTAGCCATAGATTAAATTTTTTATCCGTAGCAGGAATGAGTGATGATTTCGTTCCTGAGCAATCTTCTCTTGCTCCTTTTCCTAAAGAAAATCATTTTGTTATTCCCGGAGATCACTTGGAGATTGTACGGCCACAATCAAGTCATTCTTATCCAATAGAAGCATTTAAAGTTCTTTTTTTTGGTGGAGACTATTCTCTCAGCCCTTCATTGTCCGCCGCTCAAGCAGTAGAACGGAAAGAGTTTGAAAAGGCCATTGAGCTGTATCGTTCCTGTTATGCTGATCTAGATAATGAAGCTTTTCGGCTATATGCGCTTGCCTTGGATTCCTTGGGTTTTGCCGAAAAGGCCATTAATGTTTTGGAGGAGAGCCATGAGAGAGGGACTGACTTCCGTGGTATTCTTGCTGGTAGATACAAACGAAGGTGGCGAAATTCTGGCAGAAGTATGAAAGATGCTGATCGTGCTTGTGAGCTTTACTTGGATGCCTATAAAGAGTCTGAAAGTAACAGAGATTATGGGCAATGCTACTACCATGCTATAAATTTAGCATTCATGGAGTTTGTTTATAGAAAGGATAAAATGAAAGCAGCCAGATGGGCAAGGCAGGCAAAGGACTATGCTGAAAATGATCTTTACTCGGCTTGGGCCCTGGCTACATGTGCTGAAGCTTTAATATACATGGGTGATATAAAAGGGGGGCTTGAAGTATATGACAAAGCATTTCACGATACCCGTTTTGGACCGCGAGAATTGATGTCCATGCTTTGGCAGCTATCAGAGATAAATGAGTTGATGCGAAATGAAGATGTTGAAAGGTGGATAGCTTCGGTTACAAGTTAA
- a CDS encoding tetratricopeptide repeat protein — protein MPYSRICFVVMPFGEKEVDGKLIDFEAIYSDIFLPAIQAVELPEGGRLAPRRADTDFFAGIISQGMFEYIEYSRLVFTDLTGLNPNVLYELGHRHRARQAGTVIFRQSESPIPFDLNQVRFFPYEFEPAEQAEESRKLITKVISETLKRNRLDSPIQQILQLQEDGDRSTDELRRKAEEALLNQDPHTAVTHLKEAVSVSPQNAKLQLELGLMYRELSQWEDALNCFKKSTEACGGYSEAWRERGIAENKLFCKNESEDLTVSGESSLRHALKLDPMDFDALSSLGGVLKRANQLEEAFQCYFDAAEISNGNSYPLLNALKIKGKLLGAMALSPKDKFLLQRANKSLSVQVSNDQPYNVPWSFFDLAEVCCFLGDKEGALKAVDDGFLVAEGWQVKTFFESLSLLSGIAGEFEVFPELLERVEGSMEFFAI, from the coding sequence TTGCCCTATTCTCGAATTTGTTTTGTGGTGATGCCTTTTGGAGAAAAAGAAGTCGACGGAAAGCTTATCGATTTCGAGGCTATTTATTCGGATATCTTTTTGCCAGCCATTCAGGCTGTAGAACTACCAGAAGGTGGAAGACTTGCCCCCCGTAGAGCCGATACGGACTTCTTCGCAGGAATAATCTCGCAAGGTATGTTTGAATATATTGAATATTCTCGACTTGTTTTTACTGATTTGACGGGTTTAAATCCAAATGTCCTTTATGAGTTAGGGCATAGGCATAGAGCTAGACAAGCCGGAACAGTTATCTTTAGGCAGTCTGAGTCACCTATCCCCTTTGATCTGAATCAAGTACGCTTTTTCCCTTACGAATTTGAACCAGCTGAACAGGCTGAAGAGTCCCGTAAGCTCATAACTAAGGTTATTTCTGAGACATTGAAGCGCAACAGATTGGATAGTCCTATTCAACAAATTTTACAGCTACAGGAAGATGGGGATCGTTCGACAGATGAGTTACGTCGTAAGGCTGAGGAGGCTTTGTTGAATCAAGATCCTCATACAGCGGTGACACATCTAAAGGAGGCTGTGAGTGTGTCTCCTCAAAACGCAAAGCTACAGCTAGAACTTGGGCTAATGTATCGTGAATTAAGCCAGTGGGAGGATGCCCTCAACTGTTTTAAAAAATCAACCGAAGCTTGTGGTGGTTATTCAGAGGCATGGCGAGAAAGAGGGATCGCTGAAAATAAATTGTTTTGCAAAAATGAATCTGAGGATTTGACTGTTAGTGGAGAATCATCACTTCGTCATGCTCTGAAGCTCGACCCTATGGATTTTGACGCCCTTTCTTCTCTTGGCGGAGTATTGAAAAGGGCAAACCAATTAGAAGAGGCATTTCAATGTTATTTTGATGCAGCAGAAATATCTAATGGTAATTCATATCCGCTGCTGAATGCATTGAAAATTAAGGGTAAATTGTTAGGTGCAATGGCTCTTAGCCCTAAGGATAAATTTTTGCTGCAAAGAGCAAATAAGAGCTTGAGTGTTCAGGTCTCTAATGACCAGCCATACAATGTGCCGTGGTCTTTTTTTGATCTTGCTGAGGTCTGCTGCTTTCTTGGAGATAAAGAAGGCGCGCTTAAAGCTGTAGATGACGGATTTCTCGTTGCTGAAGGCTGGCAGGTTAAAACTTTTTTTGAATCATTAAGCTTGTTGTCGGGTATAGCAGGGGAATTCGAAGTTTTTCCTGAATTGTTGGAACGAGTAGAAGGTTCAATGGAGTTTTTCGCTATATGA
- a CDS encoding TIR domain-containing protein — MAEKNAFISHYSKDDEHIQKLKGLLGGKDYTLKNSSIDSTKPNAAKNEDYIKSMLRDRIRWASTVVVLVGPRTHTRDWVNWEIDQAQKMGKRIVGVYINGAIGENIPEKLKEYGNALVGWTADNIIGAIEGTINTFINPDGSDWKSPYTIGRETC, encoded by the coding sequence ATGGCTGAAAAGAACGCCTTTATAAGTCATTACAGCAAGGATGACGAGCATATTCAAAAATTAAAAGGCTTGTTAGGTGGAAAGGATTACACTTTAAAGAATAGCTCCATAGACAGCACAAAGCCTAATGCTGCAAAGAATGAAGATTATATTAAATCAATGTTGAGAGACCGGATTCGGTGGGCTAGTACGGTTGTTGTTTTAGTCGGCCCCAGAACACATACTCGCGATTGGGTGAATTGGGAAATAGATCAAGCTCAAAAAATGGGTAAACGGATAGTTGGGGTCTATATAAACGGCGCAATCGGAGAAAATATTCCCGAAAAATTGAAAGAATATGGGAATGCCCTTGTCGGCTGGACTGCTGATAATATAATTGGGGCCATAGAAGGCACTATAAATACATTTATAAATCCCGATGGAAGTGATTGGAAAAGTCCATACACTATTGGTAGGGAGACTTGCTGA
- a CDS encoding thymidylate synthase — MTKSQTINVPTQLFYGTGANDVWLKAMVHFEKSNDSRSHDSRLGKIVESLHANFNIADPRQRWVLSRRPAISPAFAIAEIVWILSGSNDAEFLNFWNPALPKFMGYDEYYHGAYGYRIRNQFVFDQLERAYQTLKKNPATRQVVIQIWNSEKDFPDVDGSPMSADIPCNICSMPKVRDGRLEWLQVMRSNDLYRGTPYNVIQFTTIQEVLAGWLGLELGAYHQISDSLHIYCSDLDELTYCDSFIPCNTDSLSLPKDKFDIVFKQLHASVRKLASKELTVNSFKSICSKIDLPIAYMNLFYICAADAARRHKWFEEMDQVAEKCTNRLLTMAWDNWKNRWKNR, encoded by the coding sequence ATGACAAAATCTCAAACGATTAATGTTCCAACTCAGCTTTTTTATGGAACTGGGGCTAACGATGTATGGCTTAAGGCGATGGTTCATTTTGAGAAATCAAATGATTCTAGGTCGCATGATAGCCGTTTAGGAAAAATCGTAGAATCCCTTCATGCTAATTTTAATATTGCTGATCCGAGGCAAAGGTGGGTTTTGTCTCGTCGTCCCGCAATCAGTCCTGCTTTTGCGATTGCTGAGATTGTATGGATTCTTTCTGGAAGTAATGACGCAGAGTTTCTTAATTTTTGGAATCCAGCTTTACCTAAATTTATGGGGTACGATGAATATTACCATGGGGCATATGGGTATAGGATTAGAAATCAGTTTGTTTTTGATCAGCTGGAGCGTGCTTATCAGACTTTGAAGAAAAACCCAGCAACTCGGCAAGTTGTTATTCAAATATGGAACTCTGAAAAGGATTTTCCTGATGTCGACGGTTCTCCTATGTCGGCTGATATTCCCTGTAATATTTGTTCAATGCCAAAAGTTCGGGATGGAAGATTAGAGTGGCTTCAGGTTATGCGCAGCAATGATCTGTACCGAGGCACGCCGTACAATGTCATTCAGTTTACAACGATCCAGGAAGTTTTAGCAGGATGGCTCGGTCTTGAGTTGGGGGCATATCATCAAATAAGTGATAGCCTTCATATTTACTGTTCTGATCTTGATGAGCTCACTTATTGCGACTCCTTCATACCCTGCAATACGGATTCTCTTTCGTTGCCAAAAGATAAGTTTGATATAGTTTTTAAACAATTGCATGCTTCTGTGAGGAAACTAGCTTCGAAAGAACTGACAGTGAATTCATTTAAATCCATTTGTTCAAAAATTGATTTGCCGATAGCTTATATGAATTTGTTTTATATTTGTGCTGCTGATGCAGCTAGACGTCATAAATGGTTCGAAGAGATGGACCAAGTCGCTGAAAAGTGTACCAATAGACTACTAACTATGGCTTGGGATAATTGGAAAAATAGGTGGAAAAACCGATAG
- a CDS encoding nucleotide kinase domain-containing protein — MKQLPLFENNNLYVFEGPDGVGKSTLCEMVASYLSSIGIANTVISFPGQERGSLGKVVHDIHHEQLTTLTEDIHPASLQILHLASHIDQLEQYIRPALEKGMIVLLDRYWWSLYAYGMVNKVSKDLLHSLITIEKKFWGSAKPKKIFYITKEDVLKSSKLAIDLDQKYKELIKKSSDEVRLIENNSTIKEAFEAVVSGIAIGKKNDQFRAGRSYSNAKIIPPSRLKDSLNPTVVYDTYWKFAVKRQEIFFRRQNERRGPWTTDEILLKHKFTNAYRASDRVSQYLIKNVIYSGSQSPKELFFRVLLFKFFNKIETWELLKSKFEELTYSDFSFAAYDEVLTKAISQGRRIYSAAYIMPSGGRNSPYKKKHRMHLDLLQRMVKEDLPGKIVDSPSMESAFKLIRNYPSIGDFLAYQYVTDINYSTLTDFSEEEFVIPGPGAKSGIKKCFRPTKKISDADIIRLVMDEQENEFERLGLDFKDLWGRRLKLIDCQNLFCETDKYARIAHPEVEGVSNRTRIKQKFTPSPKGIIYWFPPKWGLNDKISND; from the coding sequence ATGAAACAGTTACCTTTATTTGAAAATAATAATCTTTATGTCTTTGAAGGGCCAGATGGTGTTGGTAAATCAACTTTATGTGAGATGGTTGCCAGCTATTTGAGCTCTATTGGTATCGCCAATACAGTGATTTCTTTTCCTGGGCAGGAGCGAGGAAGTCTTGGTAAAGTTGTTCATGATATTCACCATGAACAACTTACAACTTTGACTGAAGACATCCACCCTGCGAGTTTACAAATTCTTCATCTTGCTTCGCACATAGATCAATTGGAACAATACATAAGACCAGCTCTTGAGAAAGGGATGATAGTCTTGCTTGATCGTTATTGGTGGTCTCTCTATGCATACGGAATGGTAAATAAAGTTTCGAAAGATCTGCTTCATTCTTTGATTACAATTGAGAAAAAATTCTGGGGTTCAGCAAAGCCCAAAAAAATTTTTTATATTACAAAAGAGGATGTTCTCAAAAGTTCAAAACTAGCGATTGACCTTGATCAAAAATATAAAGAGCTGATCAAAAAAAGTTCCGATGAGGTGAGGCTTATAGAGAACAATTCTACGATTAAAGAAGCCTTTGAGGCTGTTGTTTCTGGAATTGCTATAGGTAAAAAAAATGATCAGTTTAGGGCTGGACGATCATATTCAAATGCAAAGATTATTCCCCCTTCAAGATTAAAAGATAGTCTTAATCCGACAGTTGTTTATGACACTTACTGGAAGTTCGCGGTCAAAAGACAAGAAATATTTTTCCGTAGGCAAAATGAAAGAAGAGGGCCTTGGACTACCGATGAAATTCTTTTAAAACATAAGTTTACCAACGCTTACCGCGCTTCTGACAGAGTCAGCCAGTATTTAATCAAGAATGTTATTTACTCAGGCTCTCAGAGCCCAAAGGAGCTTTTTTTTAGGGTATTACTTTTCAAATTTTTCAATAAGATTGAAACGTGGGAGCTTTTAAAATCTAAGTTTGAGGAACTTACATATTCTGATTTTTCGTTTGCGGCCTATGATGAGGTACTAACTAAGGCAATTTCTCAAGGAAGGAGGATTTATTCTGCTGCTTATATCATGCCCTCTGGAGGAAGGAATTCCCCTTATAAAAAAAAGCATAGAATGCATTTGGACCTCTTGCAGCGAATGGTAAAAGAAGACTTACCCGGAAAAATTGTGGATTCTCCTTCAATGGAAAGCGCATTTAAGTTGATCCGTAATTATCCTTCAATTGGAGACTTTCTCGCTTATCAGTATGTTACAGATATAAATTACAGCACACTAACCGATTTTTCAGAAGAAGAGTTCGTAATTCCCGGTCCTGGAGCTAAAAGCGGTATAAAAAAATGTTTTCGCCCTACAAAGAAAATATCAGATGCTGACATAATTAGACTGGTTATGGATGAACAAGAAAACGAGTTTGAAAGACTGGGGCTGGATTTTAAAGACTTGTGGGGAAGAAGGCTTAAGTTAATTGATTGCCAGAACCTTTTTTGTGAGACTGACAAGTATGCCCGAATAGCTCACCCTGAAGTCGAAGGTGTTTCTAATCGAACAAGAATTAAACAAAAATTTACCCCCTCACCTAAAGGGATAATATATTGGTTTCCGCCAAAATGGGGATTGAATGACAAAATCTCAAACGATTAA
- a CDS encoding dCTP deaminase domain-containing protein produces MSFWSSETIRERVKSEVLVTPFSPDNVKNCAYELMLGSEYYSTGNGVKVKKRLHKGEQITIPPGQFALLLTREHVKIPDDAIGLISIKAGIKFKGLVNVSGFHVDPGYNGRILFSVYNAGNQDIPLTQEKVYFLLWFCDLDHKTDDLYDGGKVDISDSHVNAIQGNVASPAQLHSRLELLEKQVKTWKWVGATLFGAVISILAALISGVALKLLSNS; encoded by the coding sequence ATGTCGTTTTGGAGTTCTGAGACTATACGCGAACGAGTGAAGAGTGAAGTTCTAGTTACCCCCTTCTCTCCTGACAATGTTAAAAATTGTGCCTATGAACTAATGCTTGGTAGTGAATATTATTCGACAGGTAATGGTGTTAAAGTCAAAAAACGCCTTCACAAAGGAGAACAGATAACAATCCCTCCAGGGCAGTTTGCTTTATTGCTTACTAGGGAGCATGTGAAAATCCCAGATGATGCTATTGGGTTAATCTCAATAAAAGCAGGCATTAAATTTAAGGGACTTGTGAACGTGTCCGGATTTCATGTTGATCCTGGGTATAACGGACGGATTTTGTTCTCTGTATATAATGCTGGCAATCAAGATATTCCTTTGACCCAAGAAAAAGTGTATTTTTTACTGTGGTTTTGTGATTTAGACCACAAAACAGACGATTTGTATGACGGTGGAAAAGTCGATATTTCTGATAGTCACGTGAATGCAATTCAAGGGAATGTTGCATCTCCAGCTCAGTTGCATTCGCGCTTAGAACTTCTTGAAAAGCAAGTAAAAACTTGGAAATGGGTTGGTGCGACTCTTTTCGGTGCTGTGATCTCTATTCTTGCAGCACTCATTAGTGGAGTCGCTCTTAAACTCTTAAGTAATTCATGA
- a CDS encoding Rha family transcriptional regulator, translated as MNGKGIKNDKLSVFSKLIIENGKPMVSSLVVAELFQLEHKSVLQAIRYLEIPDEFNERNFAPASIEVEKPNGEKIKESSCYMTRDGFTLLAMETIGKKSIECTISFFEAFNDMDERLKGELAKMQLYVRKGYPVQ; from the coding sequence ATGAATGGAAAAGGAATTAAAAACGATAAGCTGTCTGTCTTTAGCAAATTGATAATCGAAAACGGTAAGCCGATGGTTTCCTCTTTAGTCGTGGCTGAGTTGTTTCAACTGGAGCATAAGAGCGTCTTGCAAGCTATTCGCTATCTTGAAATTCCTGATGAATTTAACGAGCGCAATTTTGCGCCCGCATCAATTGAGGTTGAAAAGCCGAATGGAGAAAAAATTAAGGAGTCGTCCTGCTACATGACCCGTGACGGTTTCACTCTGCTCGCCATGGAAACTATCGGTAAGAAATCCATTGAGTGTACGATCAGTTTTTTTGAAGCTTTCAACGACATGGATGAGCGGCTGAAGGGGGAGCTAGCAAAAATGCAATTATACGTACGAAAAGGCTATCCTGTTCAGTGA